TCATCTTGCTGGAGACCTCGATGCGGTGAACCTTGAACTTACCGGCGATCGACTTCGCGGCCTCGATGACCTTCGTGTTCCGAATCAGAGACAGGTAGCCTGCGTCCTCTGCCAACAAGGAAACAACGGACATCAGGTGCGACTTACCCGTTCCGTAATTGCCTACGACCAGGATGCCTTTGTGGTCCACCCCTTCATCGAAGGACAGTTGCGGGATGAAACTCGAGGCAATGCGATCTGCCATATCATCCGAGATCACGTAAGTTGACACCAGGCGCTTGGCTTCTTCTGGTCGATTGGCGTCCAGCAACTGAACGATTTCTTCAATCTGTTCAAACTGGATGAGGTCAGCGTATTTCATTGCATGTCCTGTAGGGGAGAACGAGGATAAAGGAGAACGCCTTCTGGAGCGCAATCCCGAAATTCTGGATGGCCGACCTTTGCATAGGTTAGCCGACCACGCAAATAGTCGCCTGGCCAAACGGCAAATACCAAACGTCTGAGGGAGAGACGTTTGAGCGTATCGAACGGATCAATCTTCAGGCTGTCATCGAAGAGCACCTCGAGTCCATCAAGGAAGAGGAGTTCGTCGGTTGTGACCTCCTTGGCTAACTCTTCAAGTGCTCCGCTCACCTCCAGCGGCCGGGACCTCACGCTTAGCTCTGCCAGTCGGGGGCTCAGGGCTCTTCCCAGCTGGGTTACCGAAGTCAAGCAGTCGTTGGCCCACTGAGCAAGTAAACTCGAACGTTCCTGCGGGTTTATGCCCACAAGGAGAACCAGTTTGAAATGCCGTTCCTTGAGTTCGGAGAGAATTTGAGCCAGGTCGCTATGCATAGGTTTTCGAACCGATGGGATCAGGTGGCATCGACTTCTCAAGGTTAGAAACCTACGGGTTCTTGCCGTGCCGTAACCACAGAAACAGAAGCCCAAAGGGCCCGAAACAAGCTTACCCTTGCTTACCGGCAAGACTTTTTAGTGCTCAAATTTGCACATAGAAAAAACACAAGAACCTGTTTGCCCCGTGGCTCTGTGCAAAGTTCGAAGCACTGCTTTCGCCCTTGTGCCTGCAAGTGCTGTACAAGATCCGTTGGCCCTATGATGCGCTGAAGGTTTTGAGTCAACTGCAGCCTGCTGAGTGTTACAACGCATCGATGTCTTGTTGAACACATGCGGTGAACAGAATCGCGTCGACAACTTCACTTACAACAGCATGGGCAAGAGGACAGCTTAGTCCACCCAGACAGATTTTGTGTTAGACGCCTTCGTGGGTGGGCGGAACCGTATGCTGCCACGACGTATTTTGACTGAAGCTGAACAGCTACAAGACGTTTTTGAAACCGCTCAAGCTTGTGGTCAATTTTGCGGTATTCCCGCCAGTGTCGTTCACATCAGCACAAAGGGTGGATTTGAGGCGGAAGGAAAACGCCGAAAGATCAACATGAGTAAAATCATGAACAAGCTATTGCGACAAAAATTGGCTCTTGCAACGAAACACAAAAAACACCGCCCCAAAACGACATGAGATCCATATTGCTCCGTTCGGCACATTGTACCGTTTTTAGGTTAGCGAGATCTTCTAATTCGGATAATCATGAGAACAAATTCGCTATACGATTTCGAAGCAAGGCCTTCCTGCTCTCGTAAAAATTTTCAAAATCAATTATTGAATACGAGCAATTCGGAATAGCGTGAAACATTTTCCAGCTATCGACATTCGTCCCAAGGCCAACAATATATTTCTCTAGAACTTTGTCATTTTTACTCTGATTCACACCACCTTCCAATAAGGTCAAATTGGGAAGCTGATTTGCCATACTTTGAAATCTTGATATTTTTTCTTCAGGAACCCCCAATCCGCGCAACTTGCTCTGATAAAAGGCTGAATATGGATTGAGATGATCTTGATGAAACTTCGAATGAGCGAAATTTACACCTTCGACAATCAGGGCCAAGACAAGATTAGAGTCTGGACCTTTTTCATATTCCAACATTTCTTCAATGTCTTCCGACGTCAATCGTACACTTTTTTCACGTGGCAGCTTTGATGCAGCCCATTCGAATGAAAACACATTTGAAGACAGTATATAATGAGACAACTTATCACCTTCGAAAACCGATGTCCTCATGCCTACTTGCATCGCAGACAATAAGGTATCTCCATGAGCACCATAGACATTTTTCAGCAAAGAGCAAATAAGAAATTTCTTCATCTCTTTCTTCGTTTCTACGTTGAGAATTCCGCCTTTCATTACATAATAAATCAGTGGTATTATTGCATTTTTCGACCTTAAGGTTTGATCAATGACTCCAAATTCATGAACCAATTCAACTGTTTTGACAACTGACTCCTCAAGCAGGCTCCACTGTGTTTTAATTTTTTCGACATTCTCTGCTTTAAAGCTTGAAACCTTATATCGTATTGGAAGATCGAGCAGCATTAATGCACAACGCATTAGAAAATCGTTAGAGAAAGAGTAACCGTCACCAATTCTATTTATAGATTGCTGTAGCTCCTCGATTTTTTCGCGGCCACTCTCCCACGATGCAACGATTGTCGAGAACAAAAGGTCACTTTTTGACAGAATTGTTCCGGCTTGGTTGACCCGAATGAAAATCTTGAGGACATTTTCAATATCCGGATCATCAAGCAAGAAATAATTAATAAGCTCCTTCTCATATACGTTTCTATGGAATAAATGAAGAACCTCTATGACTGAATATTTGTTATCACCCTCAGTCAAGAGGGGACAAATATTCTTATGCTTCAAAATCTCAACATCAAAGTACTTGTCAAATTTTGGCACTTTTTCTTTAATTAGATCCTTTACATTCACCCAAATCGATTTTGAATCTGGTGCAGCCTCCTCTGAAGTCAAGAACTTAAACTGGTATTTATTATCTCGTTCCTCATCTTCCTGCAAATGAGAAACCACATTCAAGTAGAGTTCTTTCTTAGGGTATGATCGATCTAAGTGCGAATGCTTACCCTTTGATCTACTTGAATGCGTCCCTTGCAATGCAATATAGAGCGACGAAAGCCTTTGTTGGCCATCGAGAACTCCTAGAATTTCGTCTCTAATTTCAGGCGCTGGCGCTTTTTCATTAAACCACTTATCTCGCTCATGATAATTTTGCAAAAATTTGTAGAATACGTAATTATCAAGCTCAGGACGTTCAACTTTCCAAAACAAGAAAGTTCCAATTGGAAAATTCCTCATAAGAGAATCAAATAGAGTTTCAATTTTATCAGTTTCCCAAACAAATTTCCTTTGGATGGCAGGCAAATACATGGAATTTGACCTGATTTTCTCCAAAACATCTATGATTTTCATTTTGTTGTAACTCATTATTCGACTCCGTATTTGTGATGTAAAATCAAATCAATAGGCGCGAGGCCAAGAAATTCTTCAGTAAACGTAGCGTGCGAAACGATATTTGGCTCCATGGAGAGTTGCTACGTCTTTTCCCGTCTATTTAAATTTTCTCCTACTGCAATTTTTAGCCAGAAATTCAGTTCGGCGTGACCGTCGGCGCATTGGATCATAAAAATACTAGAAGATTCTATTGCCGCGCCGATGTCGAGTTATAGTTATCAGCTTTTAAACAGAATTGATTTCACCGCATTTAAGACAGCAATTTCATCTTCCTTCTTAATGGGATATGAAGGATGTTTGATTTTCGCAACATTTGCTTTTATTGAGCTGCTCCCCAAAAGCGAAACCATCCCATCGTACGCTTCATTGCCAAGACATAATATTCTTTTTGCTCCCAGAATTTCTATTTCTTTTGCAAGCCAAGTATTGCCGCACTTCATTACAGTATTCATCTTAAGGCGATCCTGTTCACCGAGGGTTGAACATTTTACCAGATTGGTCATAGCGCATCTATCCCAAATACCACTTTGTTTGCAGCTCAGGATATATTCGATATATCGATAAAGACGAATGTGAAAACTAGTGAAGTTGGCGTTCTCAGAAATAACATTTGTCAGGATAAATTTTTCATAATTTTGAAGCCATTTGGATTGATCTTTATACAGCCCTGTTTCGCAAAAGGCTGGGTGTCCAGGATTCTTTCCAATAACAAGCAACTCACATTCTCTTAAATTTCCATAATACCACATCCCACGCGGCATGAATCCCCGTTGAGGATCTCGCACAATCCCTTGACAGCCCAGATTACATGCCAACACTTCTCCATAGAATAGGCGAATATTTGTTGCCATTTCTTGCGCTTCCAATTTTCACTCCTTGCAGTTTTCTTTTGCTACTGTAAGCGAAGGCTTATCAAGATAAATTATGCGCACTAGGAGTACCAGAAATCGCAAAATGCACTCTTTCAGGCTATGTTCCGTGTGCAGGTTCCGACTTTTTCAGCGACCTGTTAGGAAACGGAAAATCGGCAATATTCGCGTAGCTTTCATGATCCTTAAAATTCCTTTTTATTCGATGACGCATTGAATATGCAACCAATCCATGGCTATTGATATGCATTCGCATTTTATCTGTC
This DNA window, taken from Fibrobacterota bacterium, encodes the following:
- the brxF gene encoding BREX-3 system P-loop-containing protein BrxF codes for the protein MHSDLAQILSELKERHFKLVLLVGINPQERSSLLAQWANDCLTSVTQLGRALSPRLAELSVRSRPLEVSGALEELAKEVTTDELLFLDGLEVLFDDSLKIDPFDTLKRLSLRRLVFAVWPGDYLRGRLTYAKVGHPEFRDCAPEGVLLYPRSPLQDMQ
- a CDS encoding DUF262 domain-containing protein produces the protein MSYNKMKIIDVLEKIRSNSMYLPAIQRKFVWETDKIETLFDSLMRNFPIGTFLFWKVERPELDNYVFYKFLQNYHERDKWFNEKAPAPEIRDEILGVLDGQQRLSSLYIALQGTHSSRSKGKHSHLDRSYPKKELYLNVVSHLQEDEERDNKYQFKFLTSEEAAPDSKSIWVNVKDLIKEKVPKFDKYFDVEILKHKNICPLLTEGDNKYSVIEVLHLFHRNVYEKELINYFLLDDPDIENVLKIFIRVNQAGTILSKSDLLFSTIVASWESGREKIEELQQSINRIGDGYSFSNDFLMRCALMLLDLPIRYKVSSFKAENVEKIKTQWSLLEESVVKTVELVHEFGVIDQTLRSKNAIIPLIYYVMKGGILNVETKKEMKKFLICSLLKNVYGAHGDTLLSAMQVGMRTSVFEGDKLSHYILSSNVFSFEWAASKLPREKSVRLTSEDIEEMLEYEKGPDSNLVLALIVEGVNFAHSKFHQDHLNPYSAFYQSKLRGLGVPEEKISRFQSMANQLPNLTLLEGGVNQSKNDKVLEKYIVGLGTNVDSWKMFHAIPNCSYSIIDFENFYESRKALLRNRIANLFS